One genomic segment of Stegostoma tigrinum isolate sSteTig4 chromosome 21, sSteTig4.hap1, whole genome shotgun sequence includes these proteins:
- the LOC132210834 gene encoding probable G-protein coupled receptor 139, whose product MHYPIDSVLKIYYSTLGVIGIPVNLVAILVLSRGKCGLSPCTTRYLLAMAMADLLFIITEVILWRITYYYFPSSFFLITPVCSVIYALRCATMDCSVWFTINFTFDRFVAICCQGLRAKYCTERTAAVVLATTGCFLCLKNIPQYFILEPGDVIDNVPWLCYIKPRYHTDPGWVLFNYFDKISTPLLPFVLMFLLNTLTIRHILVSSHVRKRLRGQNTKDNCSDAEIESRRKSVILLFSISSSFILLWLVRVVEFLYYSIAGANTRDYNKSEFILQRVGLMLRNLNCCTNTFIYGTLQAKFREQLMSAVQYPIKSMLRLIKKQTD is encoded by the exons ATGCATTATCCGATCGACAGTGTCTTGAAAATATACTACAGTACACTTGGTGTTATTGGAATACCAG TTAATTTAGTGGCGATATTGGTCCTGTCTCGTGGAAAATGTGGCCTTTCTCCTTGCACCACTCGCTACCTGTTGGCTATGGCAATGGCGGATCTATTATTTATTATTACAGAGGTCATACTATGGCGAATCACTTATTACTATTTCCCATCATCTTTCTTTCTCATTACACCTGTGTGTAGTGTTATCTATGCTCTGCGTTGTGCAACCATGGACTGTTCAGTCTGGTTCACCATtaatttcacctttgatcgatttgtggctatTTGTTGTCAGGGCCTAAGGGCAAAGTATTGCACAGAGAGAACAGCAGCTGTGGTTTTAGCAACAACAGGTTGTTTCCTCTGTTTGAAAAACATACCTCAGTACTTCATACTGGAGCCTGGAGATGTAATAGACAATGTGCCATGGCTTTGCTACATAAAACCAAGATATCATACGGACCCTGGATGGGtgttatttaattattttgataAAATTTCAACTCCATTGCTcccatttgttttaatgtttttgcTGAACACTCTAACTATAAGACATATATTAGTAAGTAGTCACGTCCGTAAGAGATTGAGAGGTCAAAACACCAAAGATAATTGCAGTGATGCAGAAATAGAGAGTAGGAGGAAGTCTGTGATTTTGCTCTTCAGCATATCCAGCAGCTTCATTCTTCTGTGGTTGGTGCGTGTTGTAGAATTTTTGTATTATAGCATTGCAGGTGCAAATACAAGGGATTATAACAAATCTGAATTCATATTACAAAGAGTTGGACTGATGCTGCGCAATTTGaattgctgcacaaacacattcATTTATGGAACGTTGCAGGCCAAGTTTCGAGAGCAGCTCATGAGTGCAGTGCAGTATCCCATCAAATCAATGCTTCGACTGATAAAGAAACAGACTGACTGA